CCCGCCAGCAGGCCTGTGGCACTGCTCTCGGTGTACCCCTCCACCCCCGTGAGCTGGCCCGCGAACATCACCGTCGGCGCATCCCGCAGCGACAGGTGCGGCGACAGTGACGCCGGCGCGTTGAGATACGTGTTCCGGTGGATGCTGCCATAGCGCAGGAACTCGGCCTCCGCGAGGCCGGGGACCATCCGGAAGACGCGCTGCTGCTCGCTGATGCGCAGCCGCGTCTGGAAGCCCACGAGGTTCCACATGCGGCCGGCCCGGTCCTCCTGGCGCAACTGCAGCACCGCCCACGGCCGCCGCCCGGTGCGCGGGTCCCGCAAGCCGATCGGCTTCATCGGCCCGAAGCGCAGCGTCTCGCGCCCGCGCTTCACCATCTCCTCGGCCGGCATGCACCCCTCGAAGTACGGGACCGCATCGAACTCGTGTGCCGTGAACTGGTCGCCCGCCGCGAGCGCATCGATGAACGCCTCGTACTCCGCCTTGTCGAAGGGCGCGTTCAGGTACGCCCCCTCGTCGGCGGCGTCCGACATCGTCTCCTTGTTCCAGCGGCTGGCCCGGAACAGCAATGCATGGTCGAGCGACTCGTCGCTCACCACCGGTGCGATGGAGTCGTAGAACGCCAGCGACGCCACGCCCAGCCGCGCGCGGATGGCCCCGGCCAGCGCGTCCGACGTCAGCGGGCCGGTGGCGACGATGCCGACCTCCGGCAGGTCGGTCACCTCGCCCGTCACCACGGTGATGTTGGCGTGCGCCCGCACGCGCGCATCGAGGGCGGCGGCAAAGACCTCGCGATCCACCGCCAGCGCCGACCCGCCCGGCACCCGCGCCTGGTCGGCGGCCCACAGCACCACGCTGCCGAGCGCGCGCATCTCCGCCTTCAGCAGGCCATGGGCGTTCGCCGTCTCGGTGCTCTTGAAGGTGTTGCTGCACACCAGCTCACCGAGCCGGTCGGTCTTGTGCGCCGCGGTGCCGCGCGCAGGACGCATCTCGTGCAGCACCACCGCGTGGCCACGCTCCGCGAGCTGGAAGGCCGACTCGCACCCGGCCAGCCCGCCCCCCACGACGTGGATCGCCGCCATGCTCACGCCTTCGCGCGCGCGGTCTTCTTGCGGGCGGGCTTCTTCTTCACGATCGGCCGGCCGGCCTTGGCCTCCAGCAGCTGCACCGCCTGTGCCATGGTCACGGCATCCGGCTTCACGTCGTTCGGCAGCGTCGCGCGGATCGGCTTCTGCTTCCGGTCACTCGTGTTCGGGCCAAGCTGCACGTACGGGCCGTAGCGGCCATCGAACACCAGCACGGCGCGCCCGTCCTCGGGATGTGCGCCGAGCTCACGCAGCGGCGTGACGACGCTGGTGGACTGTCCGCGCCGGCCCTTCGGCTGGTTGAGCAGCTCCACCGCCCGCGCGAGGTCGATCGTGAGCACGTCATCGGCGGCGGGAATGCTGCGGAAGTCGTCCTTGCCCGCCTCCCCGCCCTTCACGTGCACCACGAACGGCCCGAACCGCCCCAGGCTGGCGCGGATCGCGTGGCCCGTCACCGGGTGCGCGCCGAGGGTGCGCGGGAGCGAGACCAGCCCCTTCGCGATCTCGAGCGTGATGTTCTCCGGCGTCACCCCCTTCGGCAGCGAGGTGCGCTTCGGCTTGACCTTGCTCCCCTCGACGACGTCCCCGAGCTGCACGTACGGGCCGTACTCACCACGCATCATGTAGATCGGCACCCCGTCCCCGTCGGTGCCGATCACCGGCGGCCCCTCCTGGCGCGTGCGGAGCAGCTCCTGCACCAGCGCATCGGTCAGGTCGCCCGGCGCCATGTCGTTCGGCAGCGAGGCGCGCAGCGGCGTGCCGTCCTCCATCACCTCCACGTACGGGCCGTAGCGCCCGATGCGGATCTCGGCGTTCACGCCGTCGAGCTGCACGCGGCGTGCGCCACCCGCCTCCTTCTTCAGCGCGGCGGCACTCTGCTCCACCATCGGCTTGAGGCCGGGATGGGTCGTGTCGCCGAAGAAGAACTGCTTCAGGTACGAGAGCTGGTCCTGCTCCCCGCTCGCGATGTCGTCGAGCTGCGACTCCATCTTCGCCGTGAACTGCGTGTCGACGAGCGACGTGATGCGCTCTTCGAGCAGCGCGGTGACGGCGAACGCGGTGAAGGTCGGCACCAGCGCCTTGCCATCCTGGCGCACGTAGCCACGGTGCTGGATGGTGTCCATGATCGACGCGTAGGTGCTGGGGCGCCCGATGCCCAGCTCCTCCAGCGCCTTCACCAGCGAGGCCTCGGTGTAGCGCGCCGGCGGCTGCGTCTCGTGCTTCAGCGCGTCGAGCGACAGGCACGCGGGTGTGTCGCCCGGCTCGAGCGCGGGCAGCACGACTTCCTTGTCATCCAGCGCCGCCTCGGGATCATCCGATCCTTCCACGTAGGCGCGGATGAAGCCCGCGAAGTCGATGCGCTTGCCGCTGGCACGAAACTCGGCGTTGTCGGCGGCGATGGTGACCACCATGCGCGTCTGCTTCGAGTCGGGCATCTGGCTGGCGACGGTGCGCTTCCAGATCAGGTCATAGAGCTTGTACTCGCGGCCCGACAATCCCGTCTCGTCCGGCGACTTGAAGCGTTCGCCCGAGGGACGGATGGCTTCGTGCGCTTCCTGCGCGTTGGCCGACTTGTTGGCGTAGAAGCGCGGCTTCTCCGGCACGTACTCCGGCCCGAACTCGCGGGCGCAGGCGCGCGCCGCGTCGATGGCCTGCGCCGACAGCGAGACGGAATCGGTGCGCATGTAGGTGATGAAGCCGCGCTCGTACAGGTCCTGCGCCACACGCATCGCCTCGCGCGCGCCGAGGCCCAGCTTGCGGTTGGCCTCCTGCTGCAGCGTGGAGGTCGTGAACGGCGGCGAGGGGCGGGTGGTGAACGGCTCCTCGGTGCGATCGGTGACCTTCCACGTCACACCCTTCAGGCGCGCCACCAGCGCGGTGCCCGCGGCCTCGTCCAGCAGCACGAGATCCTTCGCGCTGGCGCCATCGGCACCGGTGAGGCGACCGGTCGTCTTGTCGAAGTCGCGACCGGTCGCAATACGCTTGCCGCCGACCGTGACCAGCTTCGCCTCGAACTGCGCCGACTCGTGCTCGAGCTGCGCCACCAGGTCCCACCAGGTGCCGCTGCGGAAGGCGCGACGCTCGCGCTCACGCACGACGACGAGCTTCACGGCGACGCTCTGCACGCGGCCGGCCGAGAGGCGCGGGGCCACCGTGGTCCAGAGCAGCGGGGAGACGGTGTAGCCCGTGAGGCGGTCGATGATGCGACGTGCCTCCTGCGCCTTGACGAGGTTCTCGTCCACGTCGCGCGTCTCGTCCAGCGCGTGCAGGATGGCACGCTCGGTGATCTCGTGGAACACCATGCGCCGCACCGGCACCTTCGGCTTCAGCTCCTGCAGCAGGTGCCAGGAGATGCTCTCCCCCTCTCGGTCCTCGTCGGTCGCGAGGTAGAGGCGGTCCACGTCCTTGAGCGCGGCGCGGATCTCCGTCAGCACCTTCCGCGAGCCGCCGGGCACGACATAGAGCGGGGCGAAGTCGTTGTCGACGTCCACCCCGATGCGGGCCCAGGCGTCCTTCTTGTACTTCTCCGGGATCTCGCTGGCGTTCTGGGGCAGGTCGCGGACGTGGCCCACCGAGGCCAGGACCTTGTAGCCCGAGGGGAGGAAGCGGCTGATGGTGCGCGCCTTGGTGGGCGACTCCACGATCACCAACGTGCGTCCCGTGCCGGCACCGGCACCGGCCGCCGCGCGTCGCGAGGCGGTCCCGGCCACCGCGGCTGCGGTCCGGGTGGCCGCCGTCCGGGCCGCGGTCGTCTTCGACGCGGTCTTCTTCGCCGCGGACTTCCGGGCGGGGGTCTTCGAGGTCGAACCAGCCATCAGTGTGTACGGAATTGCAGGAAGAAGGCGAGCCGGATGCAGGCTCGCACGAACTGTCAGTGGACGGTCATCGGCTCGGGTCCGGCGCCGTGATCATCCAGTCCAGCGCCCTCGAGCAGCGAGCGCACGTCGTCGAGGGCGATCCGGCCGTCGATGTGTGCCAGCGCCCTGTCGATCACCTGCTCCAGCTCCGCGGGGCTCAGGAACCCGGCTCCGGTCAGGGAGAGGAGGTGGCCCCACGCCTCGGTCGAGAACCGGCCGCGCTCATGCGGGCCCAGTACGCGAACACTCATTGTTCCACCTCCAGGATGCTGCGCCACGCGAGTGTCGGCATCCCCGGCGGGTCAGCCACTGCGGCATACTATAACGTCGTGTGATTGGTACACCGTCGGCACCGGAAG
This genomic interval from Gemmatimonadaceae bacterium contains the following:
- the trmFO gene encoding methylenetetrahydrofolate--tRNA-(uracil(54)-C(5))-methyltransferase (FADH(2)-oxidizing) TrmFO encodes the protein MAAIHVVGGGLAGCESAFQLAERGHAVVLHEMRPARGTAAHKTDRLGELVCSNTFKSTETANAHGLLKAEMRALGSVVLWAADQARVPGGSALAVDREVFAAALDARVRAHANITVVTGEVTDLPEVGIVATGPLTSDALAGAIRARLGVASLAFYDSIAPVVSDESLDHALLFRASRWNKETMSDAADEGAYLNAPFDKAEYEAFIDALAAGDQFTAHEFDAVPYFEGCMPAEEMVKRGRETLRFGPMKPIGLRDPRTGRRPWAVLQLRQEDRAGRMWNLVGFQTRLRISEQQRVFRMVPGLAEAEFLRYGSIHRNTYLNAPASLSPHLSLRDAPTVMFAGQLTGVEGYTESSATGLLAGINLARILAGDAPLLPPPTTMLGALYRYLREADPRHFQPMNANYGLVDALVNPPRDKMDRKQAMATRALADQAAWIASHALAGLAV
- the topA gene encoding type I DNA topoisomerase → MAGSTSKTPARKSAAKKTASKTTAARTAATRTAAAVAGTASRRAAAGAGAGTGRTLVIVESPTKARTISRFLPSGYKVLASVGHVRDLPQNASEIPEKYKKDAWARIGVDVDNDFAPLYVVPGGSRKVLTEIRAALKDVDRLYLATDEDREGESISWHLLQELKPKVPVRRMVFHEITERAILHALDETRDVDENLVKAQEARRIIDRLTGYTVSPLLWTTVAPRLSAGRVQSVAVKLVVVRERERRAFRSGTWWDLVAQLEHESAQFEAKLVTVGGKRIATGRDFDKTTGRLTGADGASAKDLVLLDEAAGTALVARLKGVTWKVTDRTEEPFTTRPSPPFTTSTLQQEANRKLGLGAREAMRVAQDLYERGFITYMRTDSVSLSAQAIDAARACAREFGPEYVPEKPRFYANKSANAQEAHEAIRPSGERFKSPDETGLSGREYKLYDLIWKRTVASQMPDSKQTRMVVTIAADNAEFRASGKRIDFAGFIRAYVEGSDDPEAALDDKEVVLPALEPGDTPACLSLDALKHETQPPARYTEASLVKALEELGIGRPSTYASIMDTIQHRGYVRQDGKALVPTFTAFAVTALLEERITSLVDTQFTAKMESQLDDIASGEQDQLSYLKQFFFGDTTHPGLKPMVEQSAAALKKEAGGARRVQLDGVNAEIRIGRYGPYVEVMEDGTPLRASLPNDMAPGDLTDALVQELLRTRQEGPPVIGTDGDGVPIYMMRGEYGPYVQLGDVVEGSKVKPKRTSLPKGVTPENITLEIAKGLVSLPRTLGAHPVTGHAIRASLGRFGPFVVHVKGGEAGKDDFRSIPAADDVLTIDLARAVELLNQPKGRRGQSTSVVTPLRELGAHPEDGRAVLVFDGRYGPYVQLGPNTSDRKQKPIRATLPNDVKPDAVTMAQAVQLLEAKAGRPIVKKKPARKKTARAKA
- a CDS encoding DUF494 family protein, producing the protein MSVRVLGPHERGRFSTEAWGHLLSLTGAGFLSPAELEQVIDRALAHIDGRIALDDVRSLLEGAGLDDHGAGPEPMTVH